The Ketogulonicigenium vulgare WSH-001 genome includes a region encoding these proteins:
- a CDS encoding FecCD family ABC transporter permease, protein MPFILLVVIFAALLIAICGLSVMLGPRTIAPADIVAAFRANDGGADHTTVLSLRVPRTVIGVMAGMALGISGALLQAMTRNPLADTGVLGINAGAAFAMVLGIAFFGVTSASGLVWFSFIGTGVTALGVYSIAASGKFGATPLRLILAGVALGALIRGLTAALVLTNPVIFDQMLSWDVGTLALIGGGRITVVLPFILTGLILAASLAPALQILSLGDQSAKALGASLIRTRALTLLAVILLTGAATAACGPIGFLGLMAPQMARAICGAHQPRIMALTVLIAPAILLGADLMGRMVMRPGDIDVGIVMAILGAPMLIYVVMRRKVAAL, encoded by the coding sequence ATGCCTTTTATCTTGCTGGTCGTCATTTTCGCCGCCCTTTTGATCGCGATCTGTGGGCTGAGCGTGATGCTCGGGCCGCGCACCATCGCCCCCGCTGATATAGTGGCGGCCTTTCGCGCCAATGATGGCGGTGCGGATCACACGACGGTGCTGTCGCTGCGGGTACCGCGCACGGTGATTGGCGTGATGGCCGGCATGGCGCTGGGGATTTCAGGCGCGCTGTTGCAGGCGATGACGCGCAACCCGCTGGCCGATACCGGAGTCTTGGGCATCAATGCAGGCGCGGCTTTTGCCATGGTGCTGGGGATCGCGTTTTTTGGCGTGACCTCCGCAAGCGGCCTCGTCTGGTTTTCCTTCATCGGCACAGGCGTCACGGCACTTGGCGTCTATAGCATTGCCGCATCAGGGAAATTTGGCGCAACCCCGCTGCGACTGATCTTGGCGGGCGTGGCGCTGGGGGCGTTGATCCGCGGCCTGACGGCGGCGCTGGTGCTGACCAATCCGGTGATCTTCGACCAGATGCTCAGTTGGGATGTCGGCACGCTGGCGTTGATCGGCGGCGGGCGGATCACTGTCGTCCTGCCCTTTATTCTGACCGGCCTGATCCTTGCGGCGTCCCTCGCCCCGGCGCTGCAGATCCTGAGCCTTGGCGATCAAAGCGCCAAAGCTTTGGGCGCAAGCCTGATCCGCACCCGCGCGCTGACCCTGCTGGCGGTGATCCTGCTGACCGGAGCGGCCACCGCCGCCTGCGGGCCGATCGGCTTTCTGGGCCTGATGGCGCCACAGATGGCGCGCGCGATCTGCGGTGCGCACCAGCCGCGGATTATGGCACTGACGGTATTGATCGCCCCGGCGATCCTGCTGGGCGCTGATCTGATGGGGCGCATGGTGATGCGCCCCGGCGACATTGATGTGGGGATCGTCATGGCGATTTTGGGCGCGCCGATGCTGATCTATGTGGTGATGCGCCGCAAGGTCGCCGCGCTATGA
- a CDS encoding FecCD family ABC transporter permease: MTPLFRAPRFALRRAGISMIIDARVVILSLVLAALAIGLFLISLSSGRIAYSFAEVLNVLGGGGDRRSQMVILEWRLPRAVAALILGALLGLSGAIFQSVTRNPLGSPDIVGFDAGAYSGALVAMVLLSGGWVTLAVSAMAGGLLTGVLIYLLAWRRGTTGFHLIVIGIGVSAMLTAVNQWVLLALPVQTAMAAGVWASGSLARTQADQAVFALIAGLLLIALTLLFSRRMRLLEMGDARAAALGISVERSKLLLMVLAVAAMAISTSVAGPIPFVALAAPQMARLLTRAAGTTLLGSMATGSALLVGADYIAQHIIAPAQVPVGIVTLAIGGGYFLWLLIREARK; the protein is encoded by the coding sequence ATGACACCGCTGTTTCGCGCCCCCCGTTTCGCCCTGCGCCGCGCCGGTATCAGCATGATTATCGACGCGCGCGTTGTGATCCTGTCGCTGGTGCTTGCCGCCCTCGCAATCGGGCTGTTCCTGATCAGCCTCTCGAGCGGGCGGATCGCCTATTCCTTTGCCGAAGTGCTGAACGTGCTGGGCGGCGGCGGTGATCGCCGCAGCCAGATGGTCATATTGGAATGGCGCCTGCCCCGTGCCGTCGCTGCGCTGATCCTGGGCGCGCTGCTGGGGCTGTCGGGCGCGATCTTTCAGTCGGTGACGCGTAACCCTTTGGGCAGCCCTGATATTGTCGGCTTTGACGCGGGTGCCTACAGCGGCGCACTGGTGGCGATGGTGCTGCTGTCGGGGGGGTGGGTGACGCTGGCGGTTTCGGCCATGGCGGGCGGATTGTTGACCGGCGTGCTGATCTATCTGCTCGCATGGCGGCGCGGCACCACCGGCTTTCACCTGATCGTCATCGGCATCGGGGTCAGCGCCATGTTGACAGCTGTCAACCAATGGGTGCTGCTGGCCCTGCCCGTGCAAACCGCCATGGCGGCGGGCGTCTGGGCGAGCGGATCGCTGGCGCGCACGCAGGCGGATCAAGCGGTGTTCGCACTGATCGCCGGACTGCTGCTGATCGCCCTCACCTTGCTGTTTTCACGCCGGATGCGCCTGCTGGAAATGGGCGACGCGCGCGCCGCCGCGCTTGGCATTTCGGTCGAGCGCTCGAAACTGCTGCTGATGGTGCTGGCTGTGGCCGCCATGGCGATCAGTACTTCGGTTGCGGGGCCGATCCCGTTTGTCGCACTGGCCGCGCCGCAAATGGCGCGGCTGCTGACCCGCGCGGCGGGCACGACATTGCTGGGGTCGATGGCGACCGGATCGGCGCTGCTGGTCGGGGCGGATTACATCGCCCAGCATATCATCGCCCCCGCGCAGGTGCCGGTCGGCATTGTCACCCTCGCCATAGGCGGCGGGTATTTCCTATGGCTTTTGATCCGCGAGGCACGCAAATGA